A window of the Hordeum vulgare subsp. vulgare chromosome 5H, MorexV3_pseudomolecules_assembly, whole genome shotgun sequence genome harbors these coding sequences:
- the LOC123398492 gene encoding cytochrome c biogenesis protein CCS1, chloroplastic → MPSPTCYLLLHPSRACHRLLPPSPRLPARYARLRVSCDVPRQGGDGGGAPKRGVIPAGSGKGKKQVVFFDAAPPVAQQGDGEDGKGEAPEVKKDGAALRALRRATKRTLSVLSNLPLAITEMFAIAGLMALGTVIDQGEAPSHYFEQFPEDNPVFGFITWRWILTPGFDHMFSSPVFLGLLALLAASLMACTFTTQLPMVKVAKRWSFMSSGGSIRKQDFAESLPRASIQDLGVILMGAGYEVFTKGPSLYAFKGLAGRYAPIGVHVAMIFVMAGATLSATGSFKGSVDVPQGLNFVIGDIMKPKGIFSVAPDVFNTEVHVNRFYMEYYDSGEVSQFYSDLSLFDLDGKEVMRRTIKVNDPLRYGGITIYQTDWGFSALQVKKNGEGPFNLAMAPLQLNGNKKLYGTFLPLEDSDSSGVKGISMLARDLQSIVLYDQDGKFVGVRRPSSKLPIEINGNEILIEDAIGSTGLDLKTDPGIPIVYAGFGALMLTTCISYLSHAQLWALQDGTTVVVGGKSNRAKIEFSDEMNRLLNKVPELVSVGEQTVDNKSSTA, encoded by the exons ATGCCGTCCCCCACGTGCTACCTCCTGCTGCACCCTTCCAGGgcctgccaccgcctcctcccgccgTCTCCGCGCCTCCCCGCCCGCTACGCCCGCCTCCGTGTCTCCTGCGACGTGCCGCGGCAAGGGggtgacggcggcggcgcgccCAAGCGCGGGGTCATCCCCGCCGGATCCGGCAAGGGCAAGAAGCAGGTCGTCTTCTTCGACGCCGCGCCGCCGGTGGCCCAGCAGGGAGACGGCGAGGATGGGAAGGGGGAGGCGCCGGAGGTGAAGAAGGACGGCGCGGCGCTGCGGGCGCTGAGGCGTGCCACCAAGCGGACGCTCTCGGTCCTGTCCAACCTCCCGCTCGCCATCACCGAGATGTTCGCCATTGCCGGCCTCATGGCCCTGG GCACGGTGATTGACCAGGGAGAGGCGCCGAGCCACTACTTCGAGCAGTTCCCCGAGGACAACCCGGTGTTCGGCTTCATCACCTGGAGGTGGATCCTCACCCCCGGCTTCGACCACATGTTCTCCTCGCCGGTCTTCCTCGGCTTACTTGCCCTCCTCGCTGCCTCgctaatggcctgcaccttcaccACCCAATTGCCCATGGTGAAGGTGGCCAAAAG ATGGTCGTTTATGAGTTCAGGGGGAAGCATTAGGAAGCAAGACTTTGCGGAATCTCTTCCCCGGGCATCTATTCAGGATTTGGGGGTCATCTTGATGGGTGCAGGATATGAG GTCTTCACAAAGGGCCCGTCCTTGTATGCCTTCAAGGGCCTGGCTGGTCGGTACGCGCCCATCGGCGTGCACGTGGCGATGATTTTTGTCATGGCAGGTGCCACACTTTCTGCGACCGGAAGCTTTAAGGGCTCAGTGGATGTTCCTCAAGGACTGAATTTCGTCATTGGAGATATCATGAAACCCAAAGGCATTTTCTCGGTCGCGCCGGATGTTTTCAATACGGAAGTCCATGTCAACCGGTTCTACATGGAGTACTATGACAGTGGAGAG GTTTCGCAATTTTATAGCGACCTTTCACTTTTCGACCTTGATGGCAAAGAAGTTATGAGACGGACGATCAAAGTGAATGATCCCTTGAGGTATGGTGGGATCACGATATACCAAACGGACTGGGGGTTTTCAGCATTACAGGTGAAGAAAAATGGTGAAGGACCTTTCAACTTGGCCATGGCACCCTTGCAACTGAATGGCAATAAAAAGCTATACGGAACATTCTTGCCACTTGAAGACTCTGATTCTTCAGGTGTCAAGGGAAT ATCAATGCTTGCTCGAGATCTTCAGTCTATTGTGTTGTATGACCAAGATGGTAAGTTTGTAGGAGTTCGTCGACCGAGCTCTAAACTCCCCATTGAAATCAATGGTAATGAAATACTAATTGAAGACGCTATTGGCAGTACCGGTCTGGATCTCAAG acTGATCCAGGAATTCCTATCGTGTATGCTGGATTTGGCGCACTCATGCTGACGACCTGCATTAGCTATCTTTCGCATGCTCAG TTATGGGCGCTGCAAGATGGAACTACAGTAGTTGTCGGGGGGAAGTCCAATCGAGCCAAAATTGAATTTTCTGATGAGATGAATCGGTTACTTAATAAAGTACCGGAGTTGGTCAGTGTTGGTGAGCAAACAGTAGATAATAAATCAAGTACTGCGTGA
- the LOC123398491 gene encoding probable calcium-binding protein CML41, whose protein sequence is MANVSVSKPAKRLTGKSSFRLGLPLLCGRSDVASPGAAAPRSSSSSSSRRSSGTGSSRKSELRRIFQHFDRDNDGKISGAELSAFFASMGDDLTVPSSSSGEGYLLDFAGFVALMERGEGSQEEDLKRAFEVFNAVDQPAGRITARGLRRVLAQLGDDRSVADCEAMIRAYDVDGDGGLDFHEFQRMMS, encoded by the coding sequence ATGGCGAACGTGAGCGTCTCGAAGCCGGCCAAGCGCCTGACGGGAAAGAGCAGCTTCAGGCTTGGCCTGCCGCTGCTCTGCGGCCGGTCTGACGTGGCGAGCCCCGGTGCCGCCGCTCctcggtcgtcgtcgtcgtcctcgagcAGGAGGTCGTCCGGCACCGGGAGCAGCAGGAAGTCCGAGCTGCGCAGGATCTTCCAGCACTTCGACAGGGACAACGACGGCAAGATCTCCGGCGCCGAGCTGAGCGCCTTCTTCGCGTCCATGGGCGACGACCTGACGGTGCCGTCCTCGTCGTCAGGAGAAGGGTACCTGCTGGACTTCGCCGGGTTCGTGGCGCTGATGGAGAGgggggagggcagccaggaggaggACCTGAAGAGGGCGTTCGAGGTGTTCAACGCCGTGGACCAGCCCGCCGGGAGGATCACCGCCAGGGGGCTGCGGCGGGTGCTCGCCCAGCTCGGCGACGACCGGTCAGTCGCGGACTGCGAGGCCATGATACGGGCCTACGACGTCGACGGCGATGGCGGCCTCGACTTCCATGAGTTCCAGAGGATGATGAGCTAG